The following coding sequences are from one Liolophura sinensis isolate JHLJ2023 chromosome 12, CUHK_Ljap_v2, whole genome shotgun sequence window:
- the LOC135479101 gene encoding cyclin-C-like, producing MAGNFWQSSHYQQWVLDKQDIQRFRQHDLKVLTEEEYQKIMIFFANFIQALGEQLKVRQQVIATATVYFKRFYSRNSLKCIDPWLMAPTCIFLASKVEEFGVISNSRLITTCQSVVKGKFSHAYSQEYPYRIQNVLECEFYLLEMMDCCLVLYHPYRPLLQYVADLGGDDSLLPHAWRIVNDSLRTDVCLMFPPYLTALACLHIACVIHQKDAKQWFAELSVDMDKILEITRQILALYEMWKNYEEKKDILGILEKMPKPRTNPSR from the exons ATGGCTGGAAACTTTTGGCAAAGCTCACATTA TCAACAGTGGGTATTGGACAAACAAGATATACAGAGATTCAGACAACATGATCTCAAAGTCTTGACAGAGGAGGAGTACCAGAAAATCATGATATTTTTCGCTAATT TTATTCAGGCTTTAGGAGAACAGCTGAAAGTTCGTCAGCAAGTTATAGCAACAGCTACGGTTTATTTCAAAAGGTTTTATTCCAG GAATTCCCTCAAGTGTATCGACCCCTGGCTGATGGCACCAACATGTATCTTTCTCGCATCTAAAGTTGAG GAGTTCGGTGTTATTTCAAACAGTAGGCTTATCACAACATGTCAGTCTGTGG TTAAAGGGAAGTTTTCTCATGCCTACAGCCAGGAATATCcgtacagaatacagaatgtcctAGAGTGTGAATTCTACCTCTTAGAAATGATG GACTGCTGCCTGGTGCTCTACCATCCTTATAGACCCCTCCTGCAGTACGTGGCAGACCTGGGCGGAGATGACAGTCTGTTACCTCATGCCTG gCGTATTGTGAACGATAGTCTCCGTACAGATGTCTGTCTCATGTTTCCCCCTTATTTAACAGCTCTCG CCTGCCTTCATATAGCGTGTGTTATTCACCAGAAGGATGCCAAGCAGTGGTTCGCAGAATTATCCGTGGATATGGACAAg ATTCTAGAAATAACCCGACAGATTTTGGCTCTTTATGAAATGTGGAAGAATTATGAAGAAAAGAAGGACATTTTAGGCATTCTAGAAAAAATGCCAAAGCCGAGAACCAATCCATCtaggtaa